In Methanothermobacter sp. K4, one genomic interval encodes:
- a CDS encoding cobaltochelatase subunit CobN — MKRILAVTTINNTASLKEALMKIRDKHGDIVSIKKVYLERYEDPSVPLDELERDVEEADVVLVDIRGNERIGRELPGILEGRDKTVITLVWGSNHILSLTSMGRLDLGRLVELAPDRIDSMVRSRDTREILRIGGSDEIRDDLENWFRIMDYYGGGDPDNLMNMILFILDAYTDLEVPHDDPVEMPAYGLYLPFRGFYTDIESYRRASKFDPDLPTVGMLFYSGMHFDDTRPLVEELYWRLHGEVNCTIVFSDVENNLRALEEYMGDVDLFVNMQYFQLNGGPLGGDPEATRELLRRINAPYLICLRGYETDLDEWEGDLNGLNPMEVVLGVTLPELDGGFEPVFTAGMRTLDDPDLGEVRVVEVVPERMDKFAARIRNWLKLRSRKNHDKRLAIIIYDYPPGEANLGSAGYLDVLESLERFLQRLHENGYSVRLPEEALKDMIMAEGLINSPSYLQCGGVRLPADQYIEWFRELPDELKSEICATWGEPPGDVMVDGDDIMIPVVELGSVYLCIQPSRGLMDANGYHSRNMPPHHQYLAFYLYLQSLEPDAVVHFGMHGTLEFLPGKETALGDKCYPDLLIGDLPNIYLYWAGNTSESTIARRRSYALPISHASPPFMASDLYGEYQNLEELIGEWHEVGGEELRERIELEASRLNLKGDMGEIESEIFRMKRRLIPRGLHVIDTEWSIDDLAAYLMGVLRFERKYPSIHSMVAERMGVNYSEVKDTAAGWKVEERALKVLKDILLGKDVDLPADYVEWVRGLSERCDFTGETESLLEALSGNYVPPGRGGDPVRDPETYPTGYAMYAFDPVKIPTSSAEARGRLAAELLLRDHLERHGRYPETVAVVLWGFETLKTGGETISMILELLGVRINRKYGPWAKNIEVIPLEELGRPRVDVIVNICGIFRDTLGSQIELLNRAFKAVANIDEDPEDNHILKHNLEDGPVKVPARIFGPAPSEYASTLPELIDDGSWGSEDELASTYMGEMCYAHLPGGVREAGDEFRRNLQRVEVVAQERDNVEYEVTDLDHYYEFMGGLTSSIRSLGGSCRVRVVDSTEDELYVEGLEDVIGRAVRCRVLNPRWLDGMLAHDYHGAKNIKDRVEHLLGFSATTGAVENWVYDDVAETLILDDEMRRRITENNPFAAVRMGEILLETAERGYWDASDDVIERIREMVLNIEYELE, encoded by the coding sequence ATGAAGAGGATACTTGCAGTTACCACGATAAATAACACAGCCTCACTCAAGGAGGCCCTCATGAAGATAAGGGATAAACATGGGGACATCGTCAGCATAAAGAAGGTATATCTGGAGAGGTACGAGGACCCCTCTGTCCCCCTGGACGAGCTTGAGAGGGACGTTGAAGAGGCAGATGTGGTGCTTGTGGATATAAGGGGAAACGAGAGGATAGGCCGGGAACTTCCAGGTATCCTTGAGGGAAGGGATAAAACCGTCATAACCCTCGTCTGGGGAAGCAACCACATACTCTCCCTCACATCAATGGGGCGTCTGGATCTAGGAAGACTCGTTGAACTGGCCCCTGATAGAATCGACTCAATGGTGAGGTCAAGGGACACCCGGGAGATCCTGAGGATAGGTGGTTCAGATGAGATCAGGGATGACCTTGAGAACTGGTTCAGGATAATGGACTACTATGGGGGTGGCGACCCTGATAACCTCATGAACATGATCCTCTTCATTCTTGACGCATATACTGACCTGGAGGTCCCCCATGATGACCCTGTGGAGATGCCAGCATACGGCCTCTACCTCCCGTTCAGGGGATTCTACACTGACATTGAATCATACCGGAGGGCATCAAAATTTGACCCGGACCTCCCAACGGTGGGAATGCTCTTCTACTCGGGGATGCACTTTGATGATACAAGGCCACTGGTTGAGGAGCTCTATTGGAGGCTGCACGGGGAGGTAAACTGTACCATCGTTTTCTCGGATGTTGAAAACAATCTGAGGGCCCTGGAGGAGTACATGGGTGATGTGGACCTCTTCGTCAACATGCAGTACTTTCAGCTCAACGGGGGGCCCCTGGGAGGCGACCCTGAAGCAACCAGGGAACTCCTCAGGAGGATAAACGCACCATACCTCATCTGTCTGAGGGGCTACGAGACAGACCTTGATGAGTGGGAGGGGGACCTGAACGGCCTGAACCCAATGGAGGTGGTCCTGGGGGTGACACTACCTGAACTGGACGGGGGATTCGAGCCTGTTTTCACTGCAGGTATGAGGACCCTTGATGACCCGGACCTCGGTGAGGTGAGGGTGGTTGAGGTTGTACCTGAGCGGATGGATAAATTTGCAGCACGCATCAGAAACTGGCTGAAGCTCAGAAGCAGAAAAAACCATGATAAAAGGCTGGCCATTATCATCTACGACTACCCTCCAGGAGAGGCGAACCTTGGAAGCGCAGGGTACCTTGATGTCCTTGAAAGCCTCGAGAGGTTCCTCCAGAGACTCCATGAGAATGGTTACAGCGTCAGACTCCCTGAAGAGGCCCTGAAGGACATGATAATGGCTGAGGGTCTCATAAACAGCCCATCATACCTCCAGTGTGGGGGTGTGAGGCTTCCAGCGGACCAGTACATTGAATGGTTCAGGGAACTCCCCGACGAGCTAAAGAGTGAAATATGTGCCACATGGGGAGAACCGCCAGGGGATGTGATGGTTGATGGTGATGACATAATGATCCCTGTGGTTGAACTCGGCTCTGTTTACCTCTGCATACAGCCGTCAAGGGGACTCATGGACGCCAATGGATATCACAGCCGTAACATGCCACCACACCACCAGTACCTGGCATTCTACCTCTACCTCCAGTCCCTTGAACCTGATGCCGTGGTGCACTTCGGGATGCACGGGACACTGGAATTTCTCCCTGGAAAGGAGACGGCACTCGGGGATAAATGCTACCCCGACCTCCTCATCGGGGACCTGCCAAACATATACCTTTACTGGGCTGGAAACACCTCGGAGTCAACCATAGCCAGGAGAAGATCCTATGCACTCCCCATATCCCATGCATCACCACCATTCATGGCCTCTGACCTTTACGGGGAATACCAGAACCTTGAAGAACTCATAGGGGAGTGGCATGAGGTGGGGGGTGAGGAGTTAAGGGAGAGGATAGAGCTGGAGGCATCCAGACTCAACCTCAAAGGTGATATGGGCGAGATTGAATCAGAGATATTCAGGATGAAGAGGCGCCTCATCCCCAGGGGGCTTCATGTCATTGACACAGAGTGGAGCATTGATGATCTGGCAGCCTACCTCATGGGGGTCCTCAGGTTTGAGAGGAAGTACCCATCCATACACTCAATGGTCGCAGAGAGGATGGGGGTTAACTACAGTGAGGTTAAGGACACCGCAGCAGGTTGGAAAGTTGAGGAGAGGGCACTGAAGGTACTGAAGGATATACTCCTTGGGAAGGATGTGGATCTCCCTGCTGATTATGTTGAATGGGTCAGAGGTTTATCAGAAAGGTGCGACTTCACAGGGGAAACAGAATCCCTTCTTGAGGCCCTCTCAGGTAATTATGTCCCACCAGGGAGGGGCGGGGACCCTGTGAGGGACCCTGAGACCTACCCCACAGGGTATGCCATGTATGCCTTCGATCCAGTGAAGATACCCACATCATCTGCAGAGGCCAGGGGGAGGCTGGCTGCAGAGCTGCTCCTCAGGGACCACCTTGAGAGGCATGGAAGGTACCCTGAAACCGTTGCAGTTGTTCTATGGGGATTTGAAACCCTGAAGACCGGCGGTGAGACCATCTCAATGATCCTTGAACTTCTGGGTGTCCGCATAAACAGGAAGTATGGCCCCTGGGCAAAGAACATAGAGGTGATACCCCTGGAGGAGCTTGGAAGGCCAAGGGTGGATGTAATTGTTAACATATGCGGTATATTCAGGGACACCCTGGGAAGCCAGATCGAGCTGCTAAACAGGGCTTTTAAGGCGGTTGCAAACATTGATGAGGACCCTGAGGACAACCACATCCTGAAGCACAACCTTGAGGATGGGCCGGTTAAGGTTCCCGCAAGGATATTTGGACCGGCACCATCAGAGTATGCAAGCACACTACCGGAACTCATCGATGACGGAAGCTGGGGCTCTGAGGATGAACTTGCATCCACCTACATGGGGGAGATGTGTTACGCCCACCTCCCCGGCGGTGTCAGGGAGGCCGGGGATGAGTTCAGAAGGAACCTCCAGAGGGTTGAGGTGGTGGCCCAGGAGAGGGACAACGTGGAGTACGAGGTGACCGACCTCGACCACTACTATGAATTCATGGGTGGCCTTACATCATCCATCAGGAGCCTCGGGGGCTCATGCAGGGTGAGGGTTGTGGACTCAACAGAGGACGAGCTCTACGTTGAGGGCCTCGAAGATGTCATAGGTAGGGCTGTAAGGTGCAGGGTCCTCAACCCGCGCTGGCTTGACGGAATGCTGGCCCATGATTATCACGGGGCGAAGAACATCAAGGACCGGGTGGAGCACCTCCTGGGCTTCTCAGCCACGACCGGGGCCGTGGAGAACTGGGTATATGATGATGTTGCAGAAACACTGATACTTGACGATGAGATGAGGAGAAGGATCACAGAGAACAACCCCTTTGCAGCGGTCCGGATGGGTGAGATACTCCTTGAAACGGCTGAGAGGGGCTACTGGGACGCATCGGATGATGTGATTGAGAGGATAAGGGAGATGGTTCTCAACATTGAATATGAACTTGAGTAG
- a CDS encoding PAS domain S-box protein, translating into MPSALVVEDEAVTALELVRLLEAWGYDAVSVSSGEEAIETALRMKPDIILMDIVLQSEVDGVRAASAIKRVLDVPVVFLTAYSSRKTFERASEVEPDAYLLKPFNSRELAYALELAIYKNKMQKLLSHANRRYQQILDTTGEGVCIFSSDGIIQYCNKRMADLLSCRRGDITGKSIFDFIHPGDRKTMERIFDSCRKGVSGEHEIRFRVTDGTTKWMILSGHPIIESSQFRGGFCMFRDVTGQKMVERRLRKTNRCLELLSRINLKAAVSTDPSELMEGICKLLVDGGYSHASFRTPDGVTEGEGPVPDVTLREGIHTGKKGSTAVIQLENCKNPLYLVVSARRKIDDAEMKFLREIASSTSETLRRISSESKLDSISSRYREIFENAGDAIFLVKGEKIIECNRTALELFRGETDDIKGKTPWELSPEYQNDGKSSELARAIIERVMSGERCEFDWLHRKITGEVFPTRVTLSRSGDLVMGIVRDMTALYRAHKKLRTEHRKFRDLLESIPDPTFAIDTDGRVIAWNREMEKLTGVRKDEIMGEGDRAYAIPFYGKRTPGLLEFILKPEDLPERYRNIRRDGNSIYAEVYVGHMGRHFQIKASPIYDEHEEVMGAVEILRDVTDYIETKKKLEKSRESYRTIFENRATPTAVTDREFNILRTNRVFTEIFGKSEGINMADIIQEEDLEKLHGIQDKCRALLRMKAGDRILQMIVHRGDIPGSDEVVLSFNDITKLKMSQHKLRDELRVRMVLSEIYPHAVSAESIGEFTEYILDAACQVTGAEKGAIRLKNRRELLVSGGLSNEEIEAISDDGISASGDTIRFSASSGDMKSEIILMGENFHKSDLRAVKHLSQYYLLAVRQLAYRKRMMEHQNHLRLINIILKSAETDAPGIFMERVLDAIIRCPEFRSAAAYIEPDLRIERGMDAPEDLPDSREPQLDENSAEIPIIIDAEVKGILKLGLEADKIQEKTEFLEVLGAEISDGIQRIMMHRQIIESLYEKEVLLREIHHRVKNNLQIVASLLSLQSAYTDNPEILDILRESQLRVRTMAVAHEKIYQSKAISSINLGEYLKTLADEMVTLQSNERIFIELEFEYDDIMVEMERCIPIGLITNEIISNSVKHAFTGDRGKISVSVRKTGDSCFLEISDNGRGLPADFNIEELKSLGMQLVANLVRQIDGELEYGNRDGACFRITFPLIDRGS; encoded by the coding sequence ATGCCATCTGCCCTTGTCGTTGAGGATGAGGCAGTAACCGCACTTGAACTTGTAAGGCTTCTTGAAGCATGGGGCTATGATGCGGTTTCTGTGAGTAGCGGGGAGGAAGCCATTGAAACCGCTCTCAGGATGAAACCCGATATCATCCTCATGGACATAGTCCTCCAGTCGGAGGTTGATGGAGTCAGGGCAGCAAGCGCCATAAAAAGGGTTCTTGATGTCCCAGTGGTGTTCCTCACAGCATATTCAAGCCGGAAGACATTTGAGAGGGCATCCGAGGTTGAGCCGGACGCCTATCTCCTGAAACCCTTCAATTCAAGGGAGCTTGCATACGCCCTTGAACTCGCCATCTACAAGAACAAGATGCAGAAGCTCCTCTCCCATGCCAACAGAAGGTACCAGCAGATACTGGATACAACAGGTGAGGGAGTCTGTATATTCAGCTCAGACGGAATCATACAGTACTGCAATAAGAGGATGGCTGACCTTTTATCATGCAGACGCGGGGATATTACAGGAAAAAGTATATTTGATTTTATACACCCTGGGGACAGGAAAACAATGGAGCGTATCTTTGATTCCTGCCGTAAGGGCGTATCAGGGGAGCATGAGATCCGCTTCAGGGTAACTGATGGTACCACGAAATGGATGATCCTCTCAGGTCACCCCATAATTGAGTCATCCCAGTTCAGGGGTGGCTTCTGCATGTTCCGTGATGTGACAGGGCAGAAGATGGTTGAGAGGCGTCTTAGAAAGACAAACAGATGTCTGGAGCTTCTAAGCAGAATTAACCTTAAGGCGGCGGTTTCAACCGATCCGTCTGAACTCATGGAAGGCATATGCAAACTCCTGGTTGATGGGGGATACTCACATGCATCATTCAGGACACCTGACGGTGTTACTGAAGGTGAGGGTCCAGTGCCAGATGTCACTCTGAGAGAAGGCATCCACACCGGGAAGAAGGGATCAACCGCGGTCATCCAGCTGGAGAACTGCAAAAACCCACTCTACCTGGTGGTTTCAGCGAGGAGGAAAATTGATGATGCGGAGATGAAATTCCTTAGGGAAATTGCCTCAAGCACATCAGAGACCCTCAGGAGAATCAGCTCAGAAAGTAAACTTGATTCCATCTCATCAAGGTACCGTGAAATCTTCGAGAATGCCGGGGACGCCATATTCCTTGTGAAGGGCGAGAAAATAATTGAATGTAACAGAACCGCCCTGGAACTCTTCAGGGGAGAGACGGACGACATAAAGGGTAAAACCCCCTGGGAACTCTCACCTGAGTACCAGAATGATGGAAAGTCCTCAGAATTGGCCCGGGCCATTATTGAAAGGGTAATGTCAGGTGAAAGGTGTGAATTCGACTGGCTCCACAGGAAAATCACAGGTGAGGTTTTCCCCACAAGGGTGACCCTCAGCAGGTCAGGGGACCTTGTGATGGGCATAGTCAGGGACATGACAGCCCTCTACAGGGCTCATAAAAAGCTTAGAACTGAGCACAGAAAATTCAGGGACCTCCTTGAGTCAATACCAGACCCCACATTCGCAATTGACACCGATGGAAGGGTTATAGCCTGGAACAGGGAGATGGAAAAGCTCACAGGTGTAAGGAAGGACGAGATAATGGGTGAGGGTGACAGGGCATACGCAATTCCATTTTACGGTAAAAGAACCCCGGGACTTCTTGAATTCATTTTAAAACCCGAGGATCTCCCTGAAAGGTACAGGAACATCAGAAGGGATGGAAATTCAATCTACGCCGAGGTCTATGTGGGGCACATGGGAAGACACTTCCAGATCAAGGCATCCCCAATATACGATGAACATGAGGAGGTCATGGGTGCTGTGGAGATACTGCGGGATGTTACAGATTACATTGAGACCAAGAAGAAACTTGAGAAATCACGGGAAAGTTACAGGACGATATTCGAAAACAGGGCCACACCTACCGCAGTTACAGACAGGGAATTCAATATTCTGAGGACAAACAGGGTTTTCACAGAGATCTTCGGGAAATCAGAGGGAATCAACATGGCCGATATCATCCAGGAGGAGGACCTTGAGAAACTCCACGGAATCCAGGATAAATGCAGGGCACTCCTCAGGATGAAAGCTGGTGATAGGATTCTCCAGATGATAGTCCACAGGGGTGATATTCCAGGTTCAGACGAGGTGGTGCTGAGCTTCAATGACATAACAAAACTCAAAATGTCCCAGCACAAGCTGAGGGATGAACTCAGGGTCAGGATGGTTCTAAGTGAGATATACCCCCATGCGGTTTCCGCTGAGAGCATAGGGGAATTCACAGAGTACATCCTTGATGCGGCATGCCAGGTTACAGGTGCAGAGAAGGGCGCCATAAGGCTTAAAAACAGAAGAGAACTTCTTGTATCAGGGGGGCTCAGTAATGAGGAAATTGAGGCGATTTCAGATGATGGAATCTCAGCATCAGGGGACACCATACGTTTCAGTGCATCATCCGGGGACATGAAATCTGAGATCATCCTCATGGGTGAGAATTTCCATAAATCAGACCTGAGGGCGGTTAAACACCTATCACAGTATTATCTCCTGGCAGTGAGGCAGCTGGCCTACAGGAAGAGAATGATGGAACATCAGAATCATCTGAGGCTAATAAATATTATACTTAAATCTGCAGAGACAGATGCCCCGGGTATCTTCATGGAACGGGTTCTTGATGCCATCATACGCTGCCCAGAATTCAGGTCAGCTGCAGCCTACATTGAACCCGACCTGCGCATAGAGAGGGGAATGGATGCCCCTGAAGACCTTCCTGATTCCCGTGAACCTCAACTGGATGAAAATTCAGCTGAAATACCCATAATAATCGATGCTGAGGTTAAGGGAATCCTTAAACTGGGTTTAGAGGCAGATAAAATCCAGGAAAAAACTGAATTCCTTGAGGTACTTGGAGCTGAGATCTCTGATGGAATTCAGAGGATAATGATGCACAGGCAGATCATAGAGTCCCTCTATGAAAAGGAGGTGCTTCTGCGGGAGATACACCACCGTGTCAAGAACAACCTACAGATAGTTGCAAGCCTCCTCTCACTTCAGTCAGCCTACACAGATAACCCTGAAATCCTGGATATCCTCAGGGAGAGCCAGCTGCGGGTGAGGACGATGGCGGTCGCCCATGAAAAGATATACCAGTCAAAGGCCATATCCAGCATAAACCTTGGGGAATACCTCAAAACACTTGCAGATGAGATGGTCACACTCCAGTCAAACGAAAGAATATTCATAGAACTCGAATTTGAATACGATGATATAATGGTGGAGATGGAAAGATGCATCCCCATTGGCCTCATAACAAATGAGATAATCTCAAATTCAGTGAAACATGCATTCACAGGGGATAGGGGTAAAATAAGTGTATCAGTCAGAAAAACCGGTGATAGCTGTTTCCTTGAGATATCTGATAATGGCAGGGGCCTTCCAGCGGACTTCAACATAGAGGAACTCAAATCCCTTGGAATGCAGCTTGTGGCAAACCTCGTAAGGCAGATCGATGGCGAACTAGAATACGGAAACCGTGATGGGGCCTGCTTCAGGATAACCTTCCCACTTATTGATCGCGGCTCATAA